A region of Leishmania mexicana MHOM/GT/2001/U1103 complete genome, chromosome 8 DNA encodes the following proteins:
- a CDS encoding putative amastin-like protein, with amino-acid sequence MAAKLGVIIYVVLQLIAFVCVIMGTGVDMFYIKPDFSFGLRVCITLWGEKTDCRKLKVTNPSDFRWSRCPRIRDNFRLAQLLAIISAVVYGFAFLFGFLLLYCCSGFRWLCLALNIVGAVTAGFVWALMVVTYRIEDPHCQQLSRGFDFGTGFGLILCAWVLDILDLIFLLLPWQLGESGESEEPKEQTEEMQEEESMPEEEEYKEME; translated from the coding sequence ATGGCGGCGAAGCTCGGCGTCATCATCTACGTGGTGCTCCAGCTCATCGCGTTCGTGTGCGTGATCATGGGCACGGGGGTGGATATGTTTTACATCAAGCCGGACTTCAGCTTTGGCTTGAGGGTGTGCATCACGCTGTGGGGTGAAAAGACCGACTGCCGAAAGCTCAAGGTTACCAACCCCTCGGACTTCCGGTGGTCGCGGTGCCCGCGCATCCGGGACAACTTCCGGCTTGCTCAGTTGCTCGCTATCATCTCTGCCGTCGTGTACGGCTTTGCGTTCCTCTTCGGCTTCCTTTTGCTGTACTGCTGCTCTGGCTTCCGCTGgctctgcctggcgctgaacatcgtCGGTGCTGTCACTGCTGGTTTTGTCTGGGCGCTCATGGTGGTGACCTACCGAATTGAGGATCCTCACTGTCAGCAGCTGAGTAGAGGCTTCGATTTTGGCACGGGCTTCGGTCTAATTTTGTGCGCCTGGGTGCTGGATATCCTCGACCTCAtcttcctgctgctcccgtgGCAACTCGGGGAATCCGGTGAGAGTGAGGAGCCGAAGGAGCAAACGGAAGAGATGCAGGAGGAAGAGTCAAtgccagaggaggaggagtatAAGGAAATGGagtag